One region of Fragaria vesca subsp. vesca linkage group LG4, FraVesHawaii_1.0, whole genome shotgun sequence genomic DNA includes:
- the LOC101311760 gene encoding galactose oxidase-like → MAIFKNPAAFSTVFYYVYATLFSLFIASPDANFNDMSSLPAAPYDGGQWILLHKNIGVSAMHMQLLKNNKVVLFDRTDMGPSNATYPDGAVQCRGYSVKNRTVTDCTPHSLLYDVASDTFRALVVNSDTWCSSGAVDPNGNLVQTGGYGTGIQTIRTFSPCDDDTCQWDEMETKLLAHRWYATNQILPDGRVIVVGGRRAFSYEFYPKADDMSSRLYYMRFLWETADPYEENNLYPFLHLLPDGNLFVFANNRSVLFNYTSNAVVKEFPAMRGGVKRSYPATGSSVLLPLKMDAVLDGSGRPEVEVLICGGSYGGAYNKSNLNRVKVYVGASASCGRIRLSDPDPEWAMEEMPRPRVMGDMLLLPNGDVIILNGAANGTAGWEDAINPVLHPVMYKTYEPDPRRRFVTLNPTTIPRMYHSSCLLLPDGRILVGGSNPHEMYNFRRAFPTELSLEAYLPPYLSSTAAPLRPTIISIEARENIVSYGQEFSVNFGLSVYRPDVAISVALVAPSFTTHSLAMNQRVVVLEVASLKRLSVFDYKITARGPPSSTVAPPGYYMVFIVHAGIPGQALWVKVQ, encoded by the coding sequence ATGGCCATCTTCAAGAACCCCGCCGCTTTCTCCACCGTCTTCTACTACGTCTACGCCACCCTCTTCTCCCTCTTCATCGCCTCCCCCGACGCCAACTTCAACGACATGTCGTCCCTTCCGGCGGCCCCATACGACGGCGGGCAGTGGATTCTTCTCCACAAGAACATCGGCGTCTCGGCAATGCACATGCAGCTTCTCAAGAACAACAAGGTCGTTCTCTTCGACCGCACCGACATGGGGCCCTCCAACGCCACGTACCCTGACGGCGCCGTTCAGTGCCGCGGCTACTCCGTCAAGAACCGAACCGTAACGGACTGCACCCCTCACTCTCTCCTATACGACGTCGCTTCCGACACCTTCCGAGCGTTAGTCGTCAACTCGGACACGTGGTGCTCTTCTGGTGCGGTGGACCCCAACGGAAATCTCGTCCAGACCGGCGGTTACGGAACCGGCATTCAGACGATCAGGACCTTCTCGCCTTGCGACGACGACACGTGTCAGTGGGACGAGATGGAGACGAAGCTGCTGGCGCATAGGTGGTACGCGACGAACCAGATTCTCCCCGACGGCCGCGTCATCGTCGTCGGCGGGAGGCGGGCTTTCAGCTACGAGTTTTACCCCAAGGCGGACGACATGTCGTCGAGGCTTTACTACATGAGGTTCTTGTGGGAGACGGCGGATCCTTACGAGGAGAATAATCTTTACCCGTTCTTGCATCTTTTACCGGACGGTAATCTTTTCGTCTTTGCCAACAACCGCTCGGTTCTGTTCAACTACACCAGCAACGCCGTCGTCAAGGAGTTTCCGGCGATGCGCGGCGGAGTGAAGCGGTCCTACCCGGCGACCGGGTCGTCGGTGCTGCTCCCGCTCAAAATGGACGCCGTTCTTGACGGGTCGGGTCGACCCGAAGTCGAGGTCTTGATCTGCGGCGGGTCCTACGGCGGCGCTTACAACAAGTCGAATCTGAACAGAGTGAAAGTCTACGTCGGCGCGTCGGCCAGCTGCGGCCGGATCAGGCTCTCGGACCCGGACCCGGAATGGGCCATGGAGGAAATGCCGCGGCCACGTGTCATGGGGGACATGCTGCTCTTGCCGAACGGTGACGTCATCATCCTCAACGGCGCGGCGAACGGTACGGCGGGGTGGGAGGACGCGATCAACCCGGTTCTGCACCCGGTGATGTACAAGACCTACGAACCCGACCCGAGACGCCGGTTTGTGACACTGAACCCGACGACGATCCCGAGAATGTACCACTCCTCGTGTCTGCTGCTGCCAGATGGCAGGATATTAGTGGGCGGGAGCAACCCTCATGAGATGTACAACTTCCGGCGAGCTTTCCCGACGGAGCTCAGCCTGGAGGCGTATCTTCCGCCGTACCTGAGCTCCACCGCGGCCCCTCTGCGCCCTACGATCATATCCATCGAAGCAAGGGAGAATATCGTATCGTACGGCCAGGAATTCTCCGTCAACTTCGGGTTGTCCGTGTACCGGCCTGACGTGGCGATATCGGTGGCGCTCGTCGCGCCGTCGTTTACGACGCATTCGCTGGCCATGAATCAGAGGGTGGTGGTTTTGGAAGTCGCGAGTCTGAAGCGTTTGTCTGTTTTCGATTACAAGATCACGGCGCGGGGCCCGCCTTCGTCCACCGTGGCGCCACCTGGGTATTACATGGTGTTCATTGTCCACGCTGGGATTCCAGGTCAGGCTCTGTGGGTCAAGGTGCAGTGA